One Halobacterium zhouii genomic region harbors:
- a CDS encoding hemolysin family protein: MVDLISVGGLLLAFFLVVMNGVFVAAEFAFVKIRPTRVNALVEQDKPGAGLVQDAIQDLDGYLAVSQLGITLSSLGLGWIGEPAVAALIEPILEQLLPASAIHLVAFVLGFGFITFLHVVFGELAPKTFAIQEAERIALLVAPLMKFFYYVFMPGILVFNGTANYFTRLVGVEPAAESEETHSEEEIRMILTRSQETGHIDLDEVEMIESVFELGDTVAREVMVPRPDVETVAASMPLSELRSVAATGTYTRYLVLDDDGEQPVGFVHAKDILRAIETEADRDDPVTARELAREILVVPETRRIDDILAEFQTRGGGQMAVVIDEWGVFEGIVTIEDILEEIVGEIRDEFDTAAQEPSIAEGDDGGYVVDGGVPVQMVNDRLNTEFESDDVETIGGFVFSHLGRAPEVGDQVEQNGYTLRVVAAEDTRIERLVVQPSQEGDSG; encoded by the coding sequence ATGGTGGATCTGATATCGGTGGGGGGACTCCTCCTCGCGTTCTTTCTCGTCGTCATGAACGGGGTGTTCGTCGCCGCGGAGTTCGCGTTCGTCAAAATCCGGCCGACCCGCGTGAACGCGCTCGTCGAGCAAGACAAACCCGGCGCAGGCCTGGTGCAGGACGCCATCCAGGACCTGGACGGCTACCTCGCGGTCAGCCAACTCGGAATCACGCTCTCCTCACTCGGACTCGGGTGGATCGGCGAGCCTGCGGTGGCGGCGCTCATCGAGCCAATCCTCGAGCAGTTGCTCCCCGCCAGCGCGATTCACCTCGTCGCGTTCGTGCTCGGGTTCGGCTTCATCACGTTCCTCCACGTCGTGTTCGGCGAACTCGCACCGAAGACGTTCGCCATCCAGGAGGCCGAACGAATCGCGCTCCTCGTCGCGCCGCTCATGAAGTTCTTCTACTACGTGTTCATGCCCGGTATCCTCGTCTTCAACGGCACTGCCAACTACTTCACCCGACTCGTCGGTGTCGAACCGGCGGCCGAGAGCGAGGAGACGCACAGCGAGGAGGAGATTCGGATGATCCTCACACGGTCACAGGAGACGGGACACATCGACCTCGACGAGGTCGAGATGATCGAGAGCGTCTTCGAACTCGGCGACACCGTCGCCCGCGAGGTGATGGTTCCGCGCCCGGACGTGGAGACGGTCGCCGCCTCGATGCCGCTCTCGGAACTCCGGTCGGTTGCCGCCACTGGAACCTACACGCGCTATCTCGTGCTCGACGACGACGGGGAACAACCGGTTGGTTTCGTCCACGCGAAGGACATCCTTCGGGCGATCGAAACCGAGGCGGACCGCGACGACCCGGTCACCGCGCGCGAACTGGCACGAGAGATCCTCGTGGTCCCGGAAACCCGACGCATCGACGATATTCTCGCCGAGTTCCAGACGCGCGGCGGCGGACAGATGGCCGTCGTCATCGACGAATGGGGAGTCTTCGAGGGAATCGTGACCATCGAGGACATCCTCGAAGAGATCGTCGGCGAGATCCGGGACGAGTTCGACACGGCCGCCCAGGAACCCTCTATCGCGGAAGGGGACGACGGCGGGTACGTCGTCGACGGCGGCGTTCCAGTCCAGATGGTGAACGACCGTCTGAACACCGAGTTCGAGAGCGACGACGTCGAGACTATCGGTGGGTTCGTGTTCAGCCACCTCGGCAGAGCGCCCGAGGTCGGCGACCAGGTCGAACAGAACGGCTACACACTCCGGGTCGTCGCCGCCGAAGACACTCGAATCGAGCGCCTCGTGGTCCAGCCGTCCCAGGAGGGCGACAGCGGATAG
- a CDS encoding DMT family transporter has translation MSHSQTVGLFLLATLLFGTAFPAVKTGLSFIPPLLFAASRNYLSALLLLAYVGATKEYWTPRSRQDWLAVLAGGAFMIGGTGFGFVGQQFISSGVAAVIFSFSPVVTGLLAWGLLPAERLSGRDYLAVLVGFVGVAIVVRPDPAHLVDPDVVGKLLVLLGVSVVALGTVLVRRSHSTMPIPALTGWAMLVGGSFHAGFALVTGESMASVDLTPLAVATVVYLGVFAGALGFVSYLTLMGTVGPLKATLVTYLVPLVALGVGWWFLGERIQPVVLVGFAVIVAGFALLESRELIAELGKYRGAFR, from the coding sequence GTGTCACATTCACAAACTGTCGGACTGTTCCTCCTCGCCACGCTCCTCTTCGGAACGGCGTTTCCGGCCGTCAAGACGGGCCTTTCGTTCATTCCGCCGCTGTTGTTCGCCGCCAGTCGGAACTATCTCTCCGCCCTCCTCCTGTTGGCCTACGTCGGCGCGACGAAGGAGTACTGGACCCCGCGCTCGCGCCAGGACTGGCTGGCGGTGCTCGCCGGCGGCGCCTTCATGATCGGTGGGACGGGATTCGGCTTCGTCGGCCAGCAGTTCATCAGCAGCGGCGTCGCCGCAGTCATCTTCAGTTTCTCCCCCGTCGTCACCGGACTCCTCGCGTGGGGGTTGCTGCCAGCAGAGCGACTGAGTGGTCGGGACTACCTCGCTGTTCTCGTCGGTTTCGTCGGCGTGGCAATCGTCGTTCGCCCGGACCCGGCGCACCTCGTCGACCCCGACGTCGTCGGCAAACTGTTGGTGTTACTCGGCGTGTCGGTGGTGGCGCTCGGCACCGTCCTCGTCCGCCGGAGCCACAGCACCATGCCGATTCCGGCGCTCACCGGGTGGGCGATGCTGGTCGGCGGGTCGTTCCACGCCGGATTCGCGCTCGTCACGGGCGAATCGATGGCTAGCGTCGACCTGACGCCGCTGGCAGTTGCGACGGTCGTCTATCTCGGCGTGTTCGCCGGCGCACTCGGATTCGTCAGCTACCTCACCCTGATGGGGACGGTCGGCCCGCTGAAAGCGACTCTGGTGACGTACCTCGTGCCGCTCGTCGCCCTCGGTGTCGGCTGGTGGTTCCTCGGCGAACGAATACAGCCGGTGGTGCTCGTCGGATTCGCCGTCATCGTCGCCGGATTCGCGCTACTGGAGAGTCGGGAACTCATAGCGGAACTCGGCAAATACCGCGGAGCGTTCCGGTGA
- a CDS encoding glycosyltransferase, translating to METLTPSDTAFSARSVATAGAAAALSVVLVVPGLVVPVYARFVTLAALAVGVGAAVRLVVAVVAAAPRREPPAERPSAELPSVSLVVTAYNEADVLPATIDACTSVDYPDDRLQVVVGYEAASTDDTAAIAKAAADDNPKVTAVERDASPGGKASATNHALTAVSGSVVGVLDADQRLESGAVRRAVRWFADDAVVCVKGRCLGTNPGESLVALCATADRNLVERTEFVARDRLGGFTLFTGGQAFFRAATLESAGEYDESVLLEDLDMAYRLQRAGGTVRVDPGIVTRETNPASVSAWWHQRKRWARGGMQVARRYFGAALRDGPPALPARVDFAVTLGLLLALPVFVLAAPLAAGVWLTAVTQSPVVRWLSAFVFVTPFVASYGMLALDARDGYRHDRREYAAPLLLWPYVAVQVWAVVASFIEEFVLRRPARYVTSTSDDGDASTPE from the coding sequence GTGGAGACGCTCACGCCCAGCGACACCGCCTTCTCCGCTCGCAGCGTCGCGACCGCCGGCGCCGCTGCCGCGCTCTCTGTCGTGCTCGTCGTGCCCGGTCTCGTCGTGCCGGTGTACGCCCGGTTCGTGACGTTGGCGGCCCTCGCAGTAGGAGTCGGGGCGGCCGTTCGTCTCGTGGTCGCCGTCGTCGCCGCGGCACCGCGCCGTGAACCGCCCGCCGAGAGACCGTCAGCGGAACTGCCATCGGTGAGCCTCGTGGTCACGGCGTACAACGAGGCTGACGTGCTGCCGGCGACCATCGACGCCTGCACGAGTGTCGACTATCCGGACGACCGACTGCAGGTCGTGGTGGGCTACGAGGCGGCGTCGACCGACGACACGGCAGCCATCGCGAAGGCCGCGGCGGACGACAACCCGAAGGTGACGGCCGTCGAGCGAGACGCATCCCCGGGTGGGAAGGCAAGTGCGACCAACCACGCACTCACGGCGGTGTCCGGCAGTGTCGTCGGCGTGCTCGACGCCGACCAGCGACTCGAATCCGGAGCGGTGCGGCGGGCGGTTCGATGGTTCGCAGACGACGCGGTGGTCTGCGTGAAAGGGCGGTGCCTCGGGACTAATCCCGGGGAGTCCCTCGTGGCGCTCTGTGCCACCGCGGATCGGAATCTCGTCGAACGAACCGAGTTCGTGGCCCGCGACCGCCTCGGTGGATTCACCCTCTTCACGGGCGGACAGGCGTTCTTCCGGGCCGCCACACTCGAATCGGCCGGCGAGTACGACGAGTCGGTACTCCTCGAAGACCTGGATATGGCCTACCGTCTCCAGCGCGCCGGTGGCACCGTCCGTGTCGACCCGGGCATCGTTACGCGGGAGACGAACCCTGCGTCTGTGTCGGCCTGGTGGCACCAGCGTAAGCGGTGGGCCCGGGGGGGCATGCAGGTGGCTCGCCGGTATTTCGGGGCGGCGCTCCGCGACGGGCCGCCCGCGCTCCCCGCACGCGTCGACTTCGCGGTGACGCTTGGATTGCTGCTCGCGCTCCCTGTGTTCGTCCTCGCCGCGCCCCTGGCGGCCGGCGTGTGGCTGACGGCAGTCACCCAATCCCCGGTCGTTCGGTGGCTCTCGGCGTTCGTGTTCGTCACGCCGTTCGTCGCCTCGTACGGGATGCTTGCGCTCGACGCGCGGGACGGCTACCGGCACGACCGCCGAGAGTACGCTGCGCCGCTGTTGTTGTGGCCGTACGTCGCCGTGCAGGTCTGGGCCGTCGTCGCCTCGTTCATCGAGGAGTTCGTGTTGCGGCGCCCAGCGCGGTACGTGACGAGCACGAGCGACGACGGCGACGCCAGCACCCCCGAATGA
- a CDS encoding endonuclease/exonuclease/phosphatase family protein: MVDDSGLPPSPPSLTVLTYNVRYANPNDAEQVWENRRDDVASCIRFHRPQLVGLQEAAPEQVRDLSERLPAFEWLTGGRSESENAGEYVAIGYDADYLDAESEDEFWLSETPSEPGSRGWDAMLPRLVRYSRFRDRRTDDVFYHFNTHFDHRGETARLESARLLRDRIDDVAAETPFVVTGDFNARPSTDVYRTLTAEREHGRALVDAHYRSDIPHHGPLTTMTDFHDLVPEKKIDYVFVSEELDVNVHGTCSDLDEEGQYPSDHLPILTVVQYNHTA; encoded by the coding sequence ATGGTTGACGACTCCGGGTTACCGCCGTCGCCGCCGTCCCTCACCGTCCTGACGTACAACGTCAGGTACGCGAACCCGAACGACGCCGAGCAGGTCTGGGAGAACCGCCGCGACGACGTCGCCAGTTGCATCCGCTTTCACCGCCCGCAACTCGTCGGCCTGCAGGAGGCGGCCCCCGAGCAGGTGCGGGACTTGAGCGAGCGACTGCCGGCGTTCGAGTGGTTGACCGGGGGGCGCTCGGAGAGCGAGAACGCCGGCGAGTACGTCGCCATCGGCTACGACGCCGACTACCTCGACGCCGAGAGCGAGGACGAGTTCTGGCTCTCGGAGACGCCCTCGGAACCGGGAAGTCGCGGCTGGGACGCGATGCTCCCGCGACTCGTCCGGTACTCGCGGTTCCGCGACCGCCGCACCGACGACGTGTTCTACCACTTCAACACGCACTTCGACCACCGGGGGGAGACGGCGCGACTAGAGAGCGCGCGACTGCTCCGCGACCGAATCGACGATGTCGCCGCGGAGACGCCGTTCGTGGTCACCGGCGACTTCAACGCGCGCCCCTCGACAGACGTCTACCGGACGCTCACGGCAGAGCGCGAGCACGGACGGGCGCTCGTCGACGCACACTATCGGTCGGACATCCCGCACCACGGCCCGTTGACCACGATGACCGACTTCCACGACCTCGTCCCCGAGAAGAAGATTGACTACGTTTTCGTCTCCGAGGAGTTGGACGTGAACGTCCACGGGACGTGCTCGGACCTCGACGAGGAGGGACAGTACCCCTCCGACCACCTTCCCATCCTGACGGTCGTGCAGTACAACCACACGGCCTGA